The following proteins come from a genomic window of Salvia hispanica cultivar TCC Black 2014 chromosome 4, UniMelb_Shisp_WGS_1.0, whole genome shotgun sequence:
- the LOC125223752 gene encoding loganic acid O-methyltransferase-like has protein sequence MAESISPMNGGSGTYSYARNSTWQRKGALIVEDAIKEAVMESLDLPKVLCDSNNTFVVADLGCSVGPNTFYAMDTIIEAVQRKCNNNSSLEFQVAFNDRIGNDFNTLFASLPEHGRNRNYFAAAVPGSFYGRLFPSSSIQIAYSSASLNWLSKVPEGLTVEGSPVWNAAKIHYSGAPDAVARAYEDQLEEDMEVFFRCRAREIAARGLMLFNMAVVPSRDVQHRMASMFTFIESILIDMVNEGVLAQERVDSFNIPIVFPCVDQVRRLIEKNKCFEIVKMEKVEIAGKRDSKISVMHIRAGLEGTLSHHFGSETVEQIFERAIQQQHNLKFNQIDISSTGIFVVLRRN, from the exons ATGGCTGAATCAATATCTCCGATGAATGGCGGCAGCGGCACATATAGTTACGCTAGAAACTCCACTTGGCAG AGAAAAGGGGCGCTTATTGTGGAAGATGCAATAAAAGAGGCAGTGATGGAGAGCCTTGATCTACCAAAGGTGTTGTGTGATTCCAACAACACCTTCGTCGTTGCCGACCTCGGATGCTCGGTGGGGCCCAACACATTCTACGCCATGGACACCATCATCGAAGCCGTTCAACGCAAGTGTAACAACAACAGTAGCCTCGAATTCCAAGTTGCGTTCAACGATCGAATTGGAAATGATTTCAACACTCTCTTCGCCTCTCTTCCTGAGCATGGGAGGAACAGGAACTACTTTGCGGCGGCCGTGCCTGGCTCCTTCTACGGCAGGCTCTTCCCTTCCTCTTCCATCCAAATCGCCTATTCCTCGGCCTCGCTCAACTGGCTGTCCAAGGTGCCCGAGGGGTTGACCGTGGAAGGCTCTCCTGTGTGGAACGCCGCGAAGATCCACTACAGTGGGGCCCCCGATGCGGTGGCCAGGGCTTACGAGGACCAGTTGGAGGAAGACATGGAGGTGTTTTTCAGATGCAGAGCTCGGGAGATTGCGGCCAGAGGGCTGATGCTGTTTAACATGGCCGTCGTGCCTAGCAGAGACGTGCAGCATCGTATGGCTTCGATGTTTACTTTTATCGAGTCCATCCTCATCGACATGGTCAACGAg GGAGTATTAGCGCAAGAGCGAGTGGATTCGTTCAACATTCCTATTGTATTTCCTTGCGTGGATCAAGTAAGGAGATTGATtgagaaaaacaaatgttttgaaattgtgaaaatggaaaaggtGGAAATTGCAGGAAAGAGGGATAGTAAGATTTCAGTAATGCACATTAGAGCAGGATTGGAAGGGACTTTGAGCCATCACTTTGGAAGTGAGACTGTGGAACAAATTTTTGAGAGGGCCATCCAACAACAACACAATCttaaattcaatcaaattgaCATAAGCTCTACCGGTATCTTTGTTGTGCTCAGGCGcaactaa